A single genomic interval of Nerophis ophidion isolate RoL-2023_Sa linkage group LG11, RoL_Noph_v1.0, whole genome shotgun sequence harbors:
- the nacad gene encoding uncharacterized protein nacad isoform X1: MPGESAHRSVPANKHPGQAEEEPGLPGPGKSRCQSTDSTPSESGSSPCDTSSSPSPSTPQKLLPTYTSPFGPRLFHATPNSSGTLRPQPEGSDNRHNLPRLSGKLGGHGPCGRLIPVKMERIKVLTGSEVESDYPEVQTIDKRVVMGQETLLKPSEILKGMRFPGQCDQGISSSVTPSFAEPQTKVNKPEVSKEVGNPPNLDIQGDEQTEPETSLTSPIPPVHSPTAPTSSTCVDNNFTDKEEGESISIIEVPSLSVHEQICPVALSFSEPIFSVDPLRVGMPSSLDPDLYYTAPSTPIKAASYSSHLKHRSYPGSPACSPSPGLPSDSDDLCSPMTSPTGSYMTAEGGSWTSSYASSTSPSTSPNLLTTEDAQEARACFVESLSEIGDEVGEDKVRTAPEREEERPGDLYVQRSQDVINPRLGITGTAILEEEETQKDDEIIICRESHRPCWVTEHTPLPRSSSSPTSDSQEDGGESESSLCPLEEDRTANEEYSRITHTGLNLQLDPCVSEEHYGHTTDQQEKTFTAVTPDTDNMASSNNSPDSPVVHMDSFCSGSFGRFGPGSFMFSQTASAEDVPEEERMIPVSLIPFPPHTSLVFKADSFEITLFPTEAENEIVKDRNEGKNIDAYSAGEEEADIEDDDEDDDNDYDDDDDDDINGNETVDTGDTNDNKDNSLESGVEAKVEVKVVEEEGEDDDEDGLYIRKSVEGATDEDSSGSLLHTLSDTSINEALDDYFCFQVDTDDSLDSASYNGEEDERLYSTERHAQAPECSPLDSLESTERSESQQGYVTRMDETECLHTQLRADETVDNSEIKCLSTDTAAQEPKTPETEETKGCASTLDKTKSVQMDEGLKQFAVCTFTASCDPKPSGKKIRDATERVKHYSSCKEPKHSSCVLPYSDPATQIYSLPPVGKTPSCTVQELKDEDGGKEQNKRAKEDPTCEPDRDSYKLLIKHHRYQTGSHGTAGVSRLISSQWSSNRHDTPDKEDQNKKKNDNTSVEIRNIECRAADPGFSDLGTATNDLNKGVLPVPYPKDQSPNPSNIPISASPEVIFGLGDNLVSTPEHRPGDSGQENLSTDEKVLVVAGSPHFPLAISPKRENSETDTRREICPVAEMTELHLGSLSEFGVWGAGESLSFSLGKKYELETESVLMCDTQGQSTQTTVIPNMTSEAYQTYPYGCLQAVKDNDDGKMHEAEDAEVIRAGTSESNLVCWKSIEEISEAGGGERRFPEEDVSNQDNDGDNTQMHATWMDTNNNNDATFDSLEVAICGGLNALSEEVRPQFECVKVTDSVSNIPLEEMPMRVSVSEEQKSPDISSTNEGQSSVLLNNTSENQCATNEHLNSPPMSRCQTSPKCQTITAASNIVPSLLHGSFGFFIPRCKSNASTPVKDAKMCVQLESEIAVESQTQGERKSDAGNMIDRVVDEPKNTGADKGQQCESSNSGMDEENNTKKMKKRCAKNKKKEEKPSPTPTLLDGFAHDAAKDTICTEKTDATKKGRRRKQHKALKAGIHLDSSPEILDDDKKPSVSKLTSAVAIEDISKTKTGKKANKVSSLEQKTDKGFSQIQEKKCLPPNVTRPKDWSRNSNKRVGENLNVMGELDKESHKEQKELDNRPEVLNNTQEGLDNRPVSNGQRGIRLDINDNNIQDDQIILSQAITSFSSPKSPVSSSSPFYGASTETKHELITPVQESQPALSVQHLLLLPRSHTTSTTSQQFLTNHVEATVIHPTVSKPLPSLSSEMPSSLSEPTQESSSIPPCRNRSTPQSHKENKQGCTKDTAKDVTLAQGGSDKSEEDCRLPDQGSILKEKSGNTSGSLQKTGLSDQKATQPFSSYQLTDKQSGCSINHKHPISEDFKNSCSIVASCNESESEGSVPELEEAGPVTPLQSQLLSSADEGANRPKQSRSEKKARKAMSKLGLKPVHGVTRITIRKSKSILFVISRPDVFKSPASDIYIVFGEAKIEDLSQQAHKAAAEKFKVPVTSTPLAPPVPPSLSIKEESEEEEEEEVDDGGLEQRDIELVMAQANVSRAKAVRALKHNKNDIVNAIMELTM, from the exons ATGCCGGGGGAGAGCGCTCACAGATCTGTCCCCGCCAACAAGCATCCAGGGCAGGCCGAGGAGGAGCCGGGACTCCCTGGACCAG GAAAAAGCAGATGTCAGTCCACGGACTCCACACCCAGTGAAAGTGGCTCTTCTCCTTGTGACACAAGTTCAAGCCCTTCTCCCAGCACTCCACAGAAACTGCTCCCAACATACACATCTCCATTTGGGCCCAGGCTATTTCACGCAACACCTAACTCTTCTGGTACTCTAAGACCTCAACCTGAAGGGTCTGACAATCGGCACAACCTACCGAGGTTGTCCGGAAAGTTAGGCGGTCATGGACCTTGTGGCCGCCTTATCCCCGTTAAGATGGAGAGAATCAAA GTACTGACTGGTTCTGAGGTGGAGAGTGACTACCCAGAGGTGCAGACCATTGACAAAAGGGTGGTGATGGGCCAAGAGACACTTTTAAAACCGTCAGAGATCCTGAAAGGGATGCGCTTTCCAGGACAATGTGATCAGGGTATCTCATCATCAGTTACGCCAAGCTTTGCAGAGCCTCAGACAAAAGTAAACAAGCCAGAAGTCAGCAAAGAAGTGGGAAATCCCCCAAACCTGGACATACAAGGAGATGAGCAAACAGAACCTGAAACATCCCTAACTTCACCAATTCCCCCTGTTCACAGCCCCACTGCACCTACTTCCTCCACTTGTGTTGATAATAATTTCACAGATAAGGAAGAGGGTGAAAGTATCTCGATTATTGAAGTGCCTTCCCTGTCTGTCCACGAGCAGATCTGCCCAGTGGCTCTATCATTTTCCGAGCCAATTTTTTCCGTTGACCCACTTCGAGTGGGTATGCCGTCATCCCTTGACCCTGACTTGTATTATACTGCTCCCTCCACACCAATTAAGGCGGCATCATATTCCTCGCACCTTAAACATCGTTCCTATCCAGGCTCTCCTGCTTGCTCACCCTCACCTGGCTTACCCTCAGACAGCGATGACCTCTGCTCCCCTATGACCTCCCCCACTGGCTCTTATATGACAGCAGAAGGAGGAAGTTGGACATCCTCTTATGCATCTTCCACCTccccctccacttctcccaaccTGCTGACCACAGAAGATGCACAGGAGGCTCGGGCTTGCTTTGTGGAATCCTTGTCCGAGATTGGAGATGAAGTAGGGGAGGACAAAGTGCGAACAGCTCCAGAGCGGGAGGAAGAAAGACCAGGCGACTTGTATGTGCAACGTTCTCAGGATGTGATTAATCCACGGCTTGGAATAACTGGTACAGCGATACTTGAGGAGGAAGAGACTCAAAAAGATGATGAAATCATTATTTGCAGAGAAAGCCATCGTCCTTGTTGGGTGACTGAACATACACCTCTGCCAAGGAGCAGTAGTAGCCCCACTAGTGACTCACAGGAGGATGGAGGTGAGTCTGAGAGCTCTCTCTGTCCACTAGAGGAGGACAGGACAGCAAATGAGGAATATTCAAGAATTACGCATACAGGCCTGAATCTGCAACTGGACCCATGTGTATCGGAGGAACATTATGGACACACGACTGATCAGCAAGAGAAAACATTCACAGCTGTGACTCCTGATACAGACAACATGGCCTCATCCAACAATAGTCCTGATTCACCTGTTGTCCACATGGATTCTTTTTGTTCTGGATCCTTTGGTAGATTTGGTCCCGGCTCTTTCATGTTCTCTCAGACAGCAAGTGCTGAAGATGTACCAGAAGAAGAAAGGATGATACCTGTCTCTCTCATCCCATTTCCTCCTCACACAAGCCTTGTTTTTAAAGCTGATTCGTTTGAAATAACTCTTTTTCCCACAGAGGCTGAAAATGAAATTGTGAAGGACAGAAACGAAGGCAAGAATATTGACGCATATTCAGCAGGGGAAGAGGAAGCAGACATTGAAGATGATGACGAAGacgatgacaatgactatgatgatgatgatgatgatgacatcaaTGGTAATGAAACTGTGGACACTGGGGACACTAATGACAACAAAGACAACAGTCTGGAGTCTGGTGTGGAAGCCAAGGTGGAAGTAAAAGTGGTTGAAGAAGAAGGGGAAGATGACGATGAAGATGGCCTGTACATCAGGAAATCAGTGGAGGGTGCTACAGATGAGGACAGCTCAGGATCCTTGCTTCATACACTCTCAGACACATCTATAAATGAGGCGTTGGATGACTACTTCTGTTTCCAAGTTGATACTGATGACTCATTAGATTCAGCCTCCTATAATGGGGAGGAAGATGAACGCCTTTACAGCACTGAGAGGCATGCACAGGCACCAGAATGCTCACCTTTGGATTCACTTGAATCCACAGAAAGGTCAGAATCACAACAAGGATATGTCACTAGAATGGATGAAACAGAATGTTTGCACACACAACTGAGAGCAGATGAAACAGTGGATAACTCTGAAATCAAGTGTCTTTCTACAGACACTGCTGCCCAGGAACCCAAAACCCCAGAAACAGAAGAAACGAAAGGTTGTGCCAGTACATTGGATAAAACAAAATCTGTACAAATGGATGAAGGCTTAAAACAATTTGCTGTTTGCACATTTACAGCTTCTTGTGATCCTAAGCCATCTGGTAAAAAAATTAGGGATGCGACTGAAAGGGTAAAACATTATAGTTCTTGTAAAGAACCTAAACATAGCTCTTGTGTCCTTCCCTACTCTGACCCTGCTACTCAAATCTACTCCTTACCTCCTGTTGGGAAAACTCCTAGCTGTACAGTACAGGAACTAAAAGATGAAGATGGTGGCAAAGAGCAAAACAAACGTGCAAAAGAAGATCCCACTTGTGAACCGGACAGAGATTCGTATAAATTGCTCATTAAGCATCATCGTTATCAAACAGGAAGTCATGGAACTGCAGGAGTGAGTAGACTCATATCATCCCAGTGGTCTTCCAATAGACATGATACACCTGACAAAGAAGACCAGAataaaaagaagaatgacaacaCCTCAGTAGAGATTAGAAACATTGAGTGTAGAGCCGCGGACCCGGGTTTCTCTGATTTGGGTACTGCCACCAATGATTTGAACAAAGGTGTGCTTCCTGTCCCCTATCCTAAAGACCAAAGTCCAAATCCCAGCAATATCCCAATCTCTGCATCTCCAGAGGTTATTTTTGGACTTGGTGACAATCTAGTTTCGACTCCTGAACATCGCCCTGGTGACTCTGGCCAGGAGAACCTAAGTACAGATGAGAAGGTGCTCGTAGTGGCGGGTTCACCTCACTTTCCTTTGGCTATCTCACCCAAAAGGGAAAACTCAGAAACAGATACAAGAAGGGAAATTTGTCCTGTAGCGGAAATGACTGAATTACATTTAGGATCATTGTCTGAATTTGGAGTATGGGGAGCAGGGGAGTCTCTTTCCTTTTCACTGGGGAAGAAGTATGAATTAGAAACAGAGAGTGTACTCATGTGTGACACACAAGGCCAAAGTACACAGACCACAGTGATTCCTAACATGACCAGTGAAGCATACCAAACATATCCTTATGGTTGTCTTCAGGCGGTAAAAGACAACGACGATGGAAAGATGCATGAGGCAGAAGATGCAGAAGTAATAAGAGCGGGAACTTCTGAGTCTAATTTAGTCTGTTGGAAGTCAATCGAGGAGATCTCGGAGGCAGGTGGCGGCGAGCGGAGATTCCCTGAAGAGGATGTCAGTAATCAGGACAACGATGGGGATAACACACAGATGCATGCAACATGGATGGacacaaacaataataatgatgctACTTTTGATTCACTGGAAGTAGCAATATGTGGAGGACTGAATGCGTTATCAGAGGAAGTGAGGCCTCAGTTTGAGTGTGTCAAAGTCACAGATTCAGTCTCTAACATTCCGCTTGAAGAGATGCCAATGCGAGTTTCTGTCAGTGAAGAACAAAAATCACCAGACATTTCATCCACAAATGAAGGTCAGAGTAGCGTGTTGTTAAATAACACTAGTGAGAACCAATGTGCAACAAATGAACATCTCAACAGCCCACCAATGTCAAGATGCCAAACAAGTCCCAAGTGTCAGACAATCACTGCAGCAAGTAATATAGTACCTTCTTTACTACATGGCTCTTTTGGTTTCTTTATTCCTAGATGTAAATCTAATGCATCTACACCCGTAAAAGATGCAAAAATGTGTGTGCAGTTAGAATCTGAGATTGCGGTGGAGTCTCAAACTCAAGGCGAAAGAAAAAGCGATGCTGGTAATATGATTGACAGAGTTGTTGACGAGCCAAAGAACACAGGTGCCGATAAAGGACAGCAGTGTGAGAGTTCTAACTCAGGAATGGATGAAGAAAATAATACAAAGAAAATGAAAAAGAGATGtgcaaagaataaaaaaaaagaagaaaaaccgtCACCCACACCAACTCTTTTAGACGGGTTTGCACATGATGCTGCCAAGGATACAATTTGCACAGAGAAAACTGATGCTACTAAGAAAGGGCGAAGAAGGAAACAACACAAGGCCTTGAAGGCAGGCATTCATTTGGATTCCAGCCCTGAAATTCTTGATGATGACAAGAAACCTTCTGTTTCAAAACTAACTTCAGCAGTGGCGATTGAGgatatttccaaaacaaagacAGGCAAAAAGGCCAACAAAGTGTCATCATTAGAACAAAAGACTGACAAAGGTTTTTCACAGATTCAAGAAAAAAAGTGTCTCCCTCCTAACGTCACACGCCCTAAAGATTGGAGCCGCAACTCAAACAAGCGTGTCGGAGAGAACCTTAATGTCATGGGAGAACTCGACAAAGAATCACATAAGGAACAAAAAGAGCTGGACAACAGACCAGAAGTACTTAATAACACACAAGAAGGGCTTGATAACAGACCAGTGTCTAATGGTCAAAGAGGAATCAGACTAGACATTAATGACAATAACATACAGGATGATCAGATCATACTATCACAGGCTATCACTTCATTTTCTTCCCCAAAATCGCCCGTTTCCTCTTCGTCACCTTTCTACGGAGCATCAACAGAGACAAAACATGAACTTATCACACCTGTACAAGAATCACAGCCGGCACTTTCAGTCCAGCACTTGCTTTTGCTACCCCGGTCCCACACAACCTCTACCACCAGCCAGCAATTTCTTACAAACCACGTAGAGGCCACCGTCATTCATCCTACGGTGAGCAAACCTTTACCATCTTTGTCTTCTGAGATGCCAAGTAGTTTGTCCGAACCAACACAGGAGTCGTCTTCCATCCCTCCTTGCCGTAACCGGTCCACCCCCCAGTCTCACAAAGAAAACAAGCAGGGCTGTACAAAGGACACAGCCAAAG ATGTCACTTTAGCACAGGGGGGATCAGACAAGAGCGAGGAGGATTGTAGACTCCCTGATCAAGGGTCAATTCTCAAAGAGAAAAGCGGAAACACAAGTGGATCCTTGCAGAAAACGGGTCTTTCTGATCAAAAGGCAACCCAACCTTTCTCTTCTTATCAGCTCACCGACAAACAGTCCGGCTGCTCAATTAACCACAAACACCCAATCTCTGAAGACTTCAAAAACAGCT GTTCCATTGTGGCCTCCTGTAATGAGTCGGAGAGTGAAGGGTCAGTGCCTGAGCTAGAAGAGGCAGGGCCAGTGACACCTCTTCAATCTCAG CTCCTCTCCTCTGCAGACGAAGGCGCGAACAGACCGAAACAGAGCCGCAGTGAGAAGAAGGCCCGTAAG GCCATGTCTAAACTTGGTTTAAAGCCTGTCCATGGTGTGACTAGGATCACCATTAGGAAGTCCAAGAGTATCCTCTTTGTCATCAGTCGACCCGATGTATTTAAAAGCCCTGCGTCGGACATTTATATTGTATTTGGGGAGGCTAAG ATCGAGGATCTTTCTCAACAGGCTCACAAAGCCGCTGCAGAGAAATTCAAGGTGCCTGTGACCTCTACTCCGCTGGCGCCCCCCGTCCCACCCAGCCTCAGCATCAAGGAGGAGagtgaagaagaggaggaggaggag GTGGACGACGGGGGTCTGGAGCAGAGGGACATCGAGCTGGTGATGGCTCAGGCCAATGTGTCTCGAGCCAAGGCCGTGCGTGCGCTGAAACACAACAAGAACGACATTGTGAACGCCATCATG GAGCTGACCATGTGA